In the Setaria italica strain Yugu1 chromosome VI, Setaria_italica_v2.0, whole genome shotgun sequence genome, one interval contains:
- the LOC101765192 gene encoding non-specific lipid transfer protein GPI-anchored 1 produces the protein MAATRWCLAAVWCAVAVVSVAQTSPSPPASADPLQAKCAGDFSKLTDCLDYATGHAGSPSSTCCADAADTQKSRPQCLCYIIQQVHNGRNEVQSLGLKFDRLMALPAACKLANANVTLCINLLNLKPGSPDYALFANASHITPSAGGTPASDSTAGSGFSLQTGIRGSIAAAVVSAVLSSVF, from the exons ATGGCGGCGACGCGGTGGTGCCTGGCGGCGGTGTGGtgcgcggtggcggtggtgtcgGTGGCGCAGacgtctccgtcgccgccggcgtcggcggacCCGCTGCAGGCCAAGTGCGCGGGGGACTTCTCGAAGCTGACGGACTGCCTGGACTACGCGACGGGGCACGCGGGGTCGCCGTCGTCCACGTgctgcgccgacgccgccgacaCGCAGAAGTCGCGGCCGCAGTGCCTCTGCTACATCATCCAGCAGGTGCACAACGGCCGCAACGAGGTGCAGTCGCTCGGCCTCAAGTTCGACCGCCTCATGGCGCTCCCCGCCGCCTGCAAGCTCGCCAACGCCAACGTCACGCTCTGCATCA ACCTGCTGAACCTGAAGCCTGGCTCGCCGGACTACGCCCTCTTCGCCAACGCCTCCCACA TCACGCCATCAGCCGGCGGCACTCCGGCGAGCGACAGCACCGCCGGCAGCGGCTTCAGCCTCCAGACCGGGATCCGCGGCAGCATCGCGGCCGCCGTAGTCTCCGCGGTGCTCTCATCCGTGTTCTGA